The following proteins are co-located in the Salvelinus namaycush isolate Seneca chromosome 31, SaNama_1.0, whole genome shotgun sequence genome:
- the LOC120026157 gene encoding NACHT, LRR and PYD domains-containing protein 12-like — protein MAPVPVLLLLATLEELVEAELKTFKWHLTQDLVKGFPHIPVSQLENTDRLDTIKKMVETYGPEGTVKISLEILRKMSQNQLAETLKNEYDEGYLKKKYGCIYEGTSKEGDFIYLNQIFTELHVFEGAWGGVRDEHEVIHLNIRTPATGETTVEVKNIFKQQSDQKKPIRTVLTQGIAGVGKTVSIQKFILDWAEEKENQDIGFIFPLPFRQINSNIGEDDCSLIELLHQFFPDMEPIKSLRNKSKVLFIFDGLDECRLRLDFNNKVLTDETKPASLDELITNLITGELLPYALIWITSRPAATSKIPRKYIQQWTEVRGFNDPQKDEYFRKKISDDNLASRIITHMKSSRSLHIICHIPVFCWISATVLEKLLGEAERRKIPKTLTEMNIHFLIFQIDRMREAENSTGSGIGIVLKLGELAFRQLEKGHLIFYKEDLRECGIDVTEASVYSGLCTEIFKMEGRTCQKTMFSFVHLSIQEFLAAVYVFFTFINCNENPLVKQNTLVKLLKWRKHQQPMIDLYKSAVDQALQSENGHLDLFLRFLLGLSLESNQTLLQGLLNQTGRSSQTNENIIEYIKKKIRKNPSPERCINLFHCLNELNDHSLVEEIQTYLSSGSLSEAELSPAQWSALVFVLLTSEEDLDVFDLKKYSRSEEGLLRLLPVVKASRIALLNGCNLTEKCCEALASVLSSNTCHMSELDLSKNKLQDSGVMLLSAGLESSHCKLETLSLNGCHLTEISCKMLSSVLTSSHLRVLDLSDNKLEDSGMKLLSAGLATPHCKLETLRLSFCGVTKEGCASLASALRSNPFHLRGLDLSYNHPGDSGVKLLSAGLEDTMYKLQHLNPNTAHIYLSLSEENRKVTRVKEKQPYPDQPGRYDYWPQVLCREGLTGRCYWEVEWSGDWALIAVTYKRLYKTGRSRLGARDTSWRLDCCGNSYTAWHNNENTDISVSSASHSKRVGVYLDWQAGILSFYNVSSDTLTHLHSFNTTFTEPLYPGFGVKFDSSLTLCDVDTKDFKATQP, from the exons ATGGCTCCTGTtcctgtgctgctgctgctggccacTCTGGAGGAGTTGGTTGAAGCAGAATTGAAGACATTTAAATGGCACCTGACCCAGGACCTGGTGAAAGGCTTTCCTCACATCCCAGTGAGCCAGCTGGAGAACACTGACAGACTGGACACTATAAAGAAGATGGTGGAGACCTACGGTCCTGAGGGAACTGTGAAGATCTCACTGGAGATCCTGAGGAAAATGAGCCAGAACCAACTGGCTGAAACGCTAAAGAACGAGTATGATGAGG GTTATCTCAAGAAGAAGTACGGCTGTATATATGAGGGGACGTCAAAGGAAGGGGATTTTATCTATCTAAATCAGATCTTCACTGAGCTCCATGTGTTCGAGGGGGCCTGGGGAGGGGTTAGAGATGAGCATGAGGTCATACATCTGAACATCAGAACACCAGCCACAGGAGAGACCACTGTTGAAGtcaaaaacattttcaaacaaCAGTCCGATCAAAAGAAGCCAATCAGAACAGTTCTAACGCAGGGCATTGCCGGTGTAGGAAAGACTGTCTCTATTCAGAAGTTTATTCTAGACTGGGCAGAAGAAAAGGAGAACCAGGACATTGGTTTCATCTTTCCACTTCCTTTTCGCCAAATCAACTCTAATATAGGGGAAGACGACTGCAGTCTGATTGAACTGCTTCATCAATTCTTCCCTGACATGGAACCAATCAAGAGTCTAAGGAACAAGTCTAAAGTTCTGTTCATATTTGACGGTCTGGACGAGTGTCGACTCCGTCTAGACTTCAACAATAAGGTCCTGACAGATGAAACAAAGCCAGCCTCTCTGGACGAATTGATCACAAACCTGATCACAGGTGAGCTTCTGCCTTATGCTCTCATCTGGATAACCTCCCGGCCTGCAGCAACCAGTAAGATCCCTCGAAAATACATCCAGCAGtggacagaggtacgagggttcaatgacccacagaaggacgAGTACTTCAGGAAAAAAATCAGTGATGACAACCTGGCCAGCAGAATTATCACACACATGAAGTCATCGAGGAGCCTACACATAATTTGCCACATACCAGTGTTCTGTTGGATATCAGCCACTGTTCTAGAGAAACTGTTGGGGGAAGCAGAGAGAAGAAAGATACctaagactctgactgagatgaaCATACATTTCCTGATCTTTCAGATAGACAGAATGAGAGAAGCAGAAAATTCCACAGGAAGTGGAATTGGCATAGTCCTTAAACTTGGAGAGCTGGCATTCCGTCAGCTGGAGAAGGGACATCTTATCTTCTACAAGGAAGACCTGAGAGAGTGTGGCATTGATGTCACAGAAGCATCAGTGTACTCAGGTTTATGCACTGAGATCTTTAAGATGGAGGGAAGGACGTGTCAGAAAACTATGTTCAGCTTTGTGCATCTGAGCATCCAGGAGTTTCTTGCTGCTGTATACGTGTTTTTCACATTCATAAACTGCAATGAGAACCCACTGGTCAAACAGAACACCCTTGTCAAACTTTTGAAATGGCGGAAACACCAACAACCTATGATTGACTTATACAAGAGTGCAGTAGATCAGGCCTTACAGAGTGAGAATGGacacctggaccttttcctccgcttccttctgggcctctcactggagtcaaATCAGACTCTCCTACAAGGCCTACTGAACCAGACAGGAAGAAGCTCACAGACCAATGAGAACATAATTGAATACATCAAGAAGAAGATCAGgaagaatccctctccagagagatGCATCAATCTGTttcactgtctgaatgaactcaATGACCATTCTCTGGTGGAGGAGATCCAAACCTACCTGAGCTCAGGAAGTCTTTCAGAGGCCGAACtttcacctgcacagtggtcagctctggtgtttgtgttgctgacttcagaagaggacctggatgtgtttgacctaaagaaatactccagatcagaggaggGTCTTCTGAGGTTGTTGCCAGTGGTCAAAGCGTCCAGAATAGCTCT GCTGAATGGATGTAACCTCACAGAGAAATGCTGTGAAGCATTGGCCTCAGTTCTCAGCTCAAACACTTGTCACATGAgcgagctggacctgagtaaaaACAAGCTGCAGGATTCAGGAGTGATGCtactctctgctggactggagagTTCACATTGTAAACTTGAGACACTGAG TCTGAATGGATGTCACCTCACAGAGATAAGCTGTAAAATGTTGTCTTCAGTCCTCACGTCTTCACACCTGAGAGTGCTGGACCTGAGTGACAACAAGCTGGAGGATTCAGGaatgaagctgctctctgctggacttgCGACTccacactgtaaactggagacacTGAG GTTGTCATTCTGTGGAGTCACgaaggaaggctgtgcttctctggcttcagctctgaggtcaaacccttTCCATCTGAGAgggctggacctgagctacaatcacccaggagactcaggagtgaagctgctctccgCTGGACTGGAGGATACCATGTACAAACTCCAACAT ctgaatccaaacacagcacacatatacctctctctgtctgaggagaacaggaaGGTGACACGGGTGAaagagaagcagccgtatcctgaccAACCAGGGAGATATGACTACTGGCcccaggtgctgtgtagagagggtctgactggacgctgttactgggaggtagagtggagtggggaTTGGGCTCTTATAGCGGTGACATATAAAAGATTATACAAGACGGGAAGGAGTCGGCTTGGAGCCAGGGACACGTCCTGGAGGCTGGACTGCTGCGGTAACAGTTACACTGCCTGGCACAATAATGAAAACACCGACATATCTGTTTCCTCCGCCTCCCACTCCAaaagagtaggagtgtatctggactggcagGCTGGCATTCTGTCCTTCTATAAtgtctcctctgacacactgacccacctgcaCTCATTCAAtaccacattcactgagcccctctaccCAGGGTTTGGGGTTAAGTTTGACTCTTCACTGACCCTGTGTGATGTAGATACCAAAGACTTCAAAGCAACTCAACCATAA